The window CTTCCTCAGTGCTGCCCTCGGTGACGAAGTGCCAGAAGGTTGCGCTCTTGCCGTCCAACTCGGGGTGTCGCTTGAGGCCCATTCGCTTGCCGCGAAACGCGGGCCGGGCTGCCGCCGCTCCAAAGTCCCGCCAGAAGATGGCGTAGGCGCGATCGATCGTCTCTTGGTAGCGATTCCAGTCGCACTCCATGAGGTCGGGGAGCCAGTCCGGCGCATCGTCATCTCTCACCGCTCCGTCTCCCGTGCGCGCCAGACAAAGATGTTGAGTTTCTTCTCCGTGAGCAGAGTGGATTTGACGAGCCCGTAGCGTGAGCGCTCCTGCACCCGGCGCACGACCTCGTCCTTGGCGCTGTCCTTCAGCGGTCCGCGCCCGGCGTGCTGGACGGCGCCGATCAACAGGTCCGCAAGCTGCAGGAGTTCGACCTCGTGAGAGCGCACGGTCTGCACGCGCTCGATGATGTTCTGGTCAAAGTCATAGATGTTGTTGCAGAGCACCTCGTGGAGCTTCCGCATCTTGTCCGCGCTGCGCGTGTCTTTGATGTCGAGGTAGATGCGGAAGCGATCGTCGGGCGTGATGATCACCTTCAGCATGCTGAAGTACATCTTGTAGTACCAGGTGTCGTGATCCTGCCCGAACGCGTCGTGATCGAGCTTCGACTTGTCAGGAACGACGAGCGCCCGGAAGCGCAGGTCTGCCTGGTCGAAGAAGAAGTCCACCAGGGACAGGTAGAAGTCGACCTTGGCCGGTGAGACCTTGGTCCACTTCACCTCCATCTGCGGCGCCAGCCCGTGGCCCTTCTTGAGCCCCCGCAGGGCATCGGACATCGCCCGCACGCGCTCCAACGGACACCAGATCGCGCCCAGGACCATGTTCGGCTGCCGGGCGCTCGGCAGATGACCGCTTTCGTCGCAGTAGACGTTGAAAGTGGTCATGCTGTCGCCTCCACTGCTTTCTCAGCTTGGGCGACCGAGAGCTCACCTGACAGCAGGCGGGGCAACAGGCTGTCTCGCAATGCCCTGAGCGTGCGGGACTCATTGCGGGCGAGCCCTATGCGATCGTTGAGGTCAACAAACGAAGTCGCCAGCTTGGTCTGGACCGGCAAGGGCGGCATCGTGATCGGGTAGGAGAGCAGCACGTCACTGGGAAGCTTGCCGGTTCCATGCCCCGAACTCTCAACACGACCTAGCAGTTCCTGCTGACCGTCCAGCAGAGCAAAAAGAAGAAGAGTTGGCTCGATGTGCTTTGCGACCAGGGCTTTGACGTCTTGGTTAAAAGTGAGGTCACCTCGAGCTTGGCTCACGCGGACCTCTTGGTGCAGGCCCATCCCTCGCACCATAATGAGCGTGGCGCCAGCTGGTGCGATCCGCGTACCGTTACCAACGGCGGCTCTGGTCACATGGTGGTCAGCCTCATCGGAGTGGATTGAGGTCATGACCTTGGGACTAATCCAGGGGATATTTCCGCCCCAATACGCAGTGTTCTTTTTCGAGGGCGTGCCGCCCGACAGCGTCTCCACGCACTCACCGAGCGACGCGCATGTCCATCCCTTCGGAATCGGACCGAGTTCAGAGTCCTCGAACTCGCTGGGGAAGAGCTTGGCGATGTCGGCGTCCATACCGGTGGGAGCGCGGCCCTCAGCCTTGGCGCGCACCCGGTCGAAGTCGACGAACCAGGACTTGAAGAGCGCTCGAGCCATGGTCTCGAGTGTCTCGTTCGTCCGCCGGTTCAACTCGATCTTGTCGTCGAGGGTCCCGAGAATGTGGGCGATGGCGAGTTGGGTCTGAAGATCCGGTACTCGGATGGGAAAGCTGGGCATCTCTACGAGCGCGATTCTGTCCACAGTGCTGCCATGGACGGTGCGCTGACGGATGGTCTCCTGAAATTCGGGGCCCAGATATGCGTAGAGC of the Pseudomonadota bacterium genome contains:
- a CDS encoding DUF3800 domain-containing protein, giving the protein MTTFNVYCDESGHLPSARQPNMVLGAIWCPLERVRAMSDALRGLKKGHGLAPQMEVKWTKVSPAKVDFYLSLVDFFFDQADLRFRALVVPDKSKLDHDAFGQDHDTWYYKMYFSMLKVIITPDDRFRIYLDIKDTRSADKMRKLHEVLCNNIYDFDQNIIERVQTVRSHEVELLQLADLLIGAVQHAGRGPLKDSAKDEVVRRVQERSRYGLVKSTLLTEKKLNIFVWRARETER
- a CDS encoding restriction endonuclease subunit S, coding for MGSEWRELKLGDLVEIFDGPHATPKKTSFGPIFLGISSLSRGRINLADSAHLSEEDFKRWTRRVTPSPGDVVFSYETRLGEAALIPDGLGCCLGRRMGLLRAKNGLVDPRFLLYAYLGPEFQETIRQRTVHGSTVDRIALVEMPSFPIRVPDLQTQLAIAHILGTLDDKIELNRRTNETLETMARALFKSWFVDFDRVRAKAEGRAPTGMDADIAKLFPSEFEDSELGPIPKGWTCASLGECVETLSGGTPSKKNTAYWGGNIPWISPKVMTSIHSDEADHHVTRAAVGNGTRIAPAGATLIMVRGMGLHQEVRVSQARGDLTFNQDVKALVAKHIEPTLLLFALLDGQQELLGRVESSGHGTGKLPSDVLLSYPITMPPLPVQTKLATSFVDLNDRIGLARNESRTLRALRDSLLPRLLSGELSVAQAEKAVEATA